A genomic stretch from Flavobacterium humidisoli includes:
- a CDS encoding gliding motility-associated C-terminal domain-containing protein, whose product MRNSTFCKSGFYRLIFFILFITLPIFSYSQVCGTPGVDGPVAVSSSVNTYYPITGNVTLNAGAQSILLAGVPATDQYSNNFGTTPISTGDLILIIQMQDASINYTNTANYGSGTTNSGPDNLGGTGFTALGNTGIFEYVIATNNVPLTGGNLTFKGTGPNNGVLNSFYNADPTTSRGKKTFQVVRVPQYSNLTLTANITTPPFNGVAGGIIAFNVSGTFNFNGFSIDGSARGFRGGYSPKAGSDVNDSKTYVGDSSNSKISGKGEGIAGTPKYMWDGFNQVANTIEGMPGGSSGRGAPANAGGGGNDHNTGGGGGGNGGFGGLGGAGWQGGGGDLFSNNLTGAGRPGSKSYTVIEKFPRLIMGGGGGAGDANDASSGVKGGVGGAIILINAGNVLGNGTIYANGGKGAPGTYANSPDGAGGGGAGGTVLLNVSNNSTATIQIQAKGGVGGNTENDNNNEHGPGGGGGGGIICHNVSSSVTITTNVTGGAAGKSNAGNGINHGAIAGTDGYVSTFTVADVPANLQVNANCFPVLETKAKTLSTTAICNAIDEKVSYEIEIKNTGAGNAAGVMLDFSFPAGIEFDSATATYSVGASGPAGTLANSATATANNPVFGGFNIAQNGVVTITLVGKVAASIAAGTYSSNAQALYLDPTRTTANSNRRITAFTNAYGSANKTYEGTGQSNVPGVNFNGTGTAVDDISILALPAAPTVSVTQTTCTAPTGTIAVNTPANGSGISYTLTGTNPVSASVNSTTGIFSGLVPGTYSVTTTNSQGCTSAPNTGIVINAVAGAPTTTGVAICQGEAGSLTASSPCAVASTAGPLFGNASNVSGTGSIDWSNVAGANSIGSGYASASTSNNGNTITRYLTATNFGFSIPSNAKIKGISLTIGRFASANGVNNNYVTDNAVRLIKGNTILSQDNKLSTKWSTSSTSAIDYGGESDLWSTTWTPSEINNSGFGIALSITINKSGNTNVVANVDYMQLTVSYTIGEIEWYTTSTGGSSIYTGTSFNPVGVTGSGLTSTATATTKTYYAACSGNSNCRAAVNFVINAKPTIATITSNSRCGAGEVTLEATASAGTINWYAAATGGTSLGTGESFTTPSLSTTTSYYVEATDNSCTTPTRTEVKATINTIPTINSTTEASNCGAGTLQLKATASTGATINWYADPTSATVLGTGTTFNTPTLSATTTYYVGAVTSSGCTSTSRIAVAAVINKASSIVFTSGTQNPTVCSGASVPNAVYTFGGSATNATVSNLPTGLSATVDTNAKTVTISGNPTAAGTYTITTVGHTAPCTEATIPGTVVLSPNVTIASFSPATSSRCQGVETITRTTTAANSTGGITYSLDSASSAGGNTINSTTGAVTYVAGWSGTTIITASAAGCNGPVTTTHTVTTNALPTATISGNLTACLTTTLTANSNASSATYVWYKNNVVIPSQTSSTLVVNSDGDYKVKVKNTVTGCEQTSSISTVKVSDTQKPVKPTLADITGECSATVTAPTTTDNCAGTVTGTTTDPLTYNAQGTYTINWSFNDGNGNVETATQKVIIKDTQKPVKPILADITGQCSATATAPTTTDNCAGTVTGTTTDPLTYNAQGTYTINWSFNDGNGNVETATQKVIIKDTQKPVKPTLADITGECSATATAPTTTDNCTGTVTGTTTDPLTYNAQGTYTINWSFSDGNGNIETATQKVIVKDTQKPVKRTLADITGECSVTATAPTTTDNCAGTVTGTTTDPLTYNTQGTYTINWSFSDGNGNVETATQKVIIKDTQKPSITCPLAVSVSTDENSCTATGVALGAPTVSDNCSGTVTVTNDAPSSFPIGNTTVTWTATDAGGNTETCTQIVKVIGEIIANDDSVSSSNGGAGGVVITNVFDNDVLNCNKVNRGDVDVTVNGTVPSVLIFNNANGAVSVKPNTPTGTYTFDYSICEIANSGNCNTATVKVEIVNDLVAVKDDFGTKSSGSAAASIGNVKSNDTLDGASVTSANTIVTIDSNGPLSVDANGDVTLAANTPSGTYSITYEICEKDANPSNCKTATAEVKVVNDLVAVKDDFGTKTSGSTVAAIGNVKSNDTLDGASVTSANTIVAIGSNGPLSVDANGDVTLAANTPSGTYSITYEICEKDANPSNCKTAIAEVKVENGLIAVKDDFGTKSSGSAAASIGNVKSNDTLDGASVTSANTIVTIDSNGPLSVDANGDVTLAANTPSGTYSITYEICEKDANPSNCKTATAEVKVVNDLVAVKDDFGTKTSGSTVAAIGNVKSNDTLDGASVTSANTIVTIDSNGPLSVDANGDVTLAANTPSGTYSITYEICEKDANPSNCKTAVAEVKVVNTIDAVVDTITPINGNIGGTTVSLIGNDTLNGNKAVIGINSGEVTINIVGTLPSGLTLNGNGTITVASGTPKGDYEVEYTICEVGAVPANCDSVTITVPVTAGNLVANADEIPSVLGSNLPQTLGKNVFDNDTKNAQPLDPTDVMLKTTAADPKGYLTVDANGKIVLGANPPAGDYELTYEICEKLNPDNCSSNTVKVTVVLPVIDAVEDTVTPINGNIGGTTISLTANDKLNGNPITVGSAAGEVKFEIIGTLPTGLTLNSDNTISVEPNTPKGDYKVEYKICENTNPLNCDSVTITVPVTAGNLVANADEIPSVLGSNLPQTLGKNVFDNDTKNAQPLDPTDVTLKTTASDPKGYLTVDADGKIVLGANPPAGKYELTYEICEKLNPDNCSSNTVKVTVVLPVIDAVEDVIASINGNIGGKTISLTANDKLNGNPITVGSAAGEVKFEIVGTLPTGLTLNSDNTITVAPNTPKGDYKVEYKICENTNPLNCDSVTITVPVTAGNLVANADEIPSVVGSNLPQTLGKNVFDNDTKNAQPLDPTDVTLKTTASDPKGYLTVDADGKIVLGANPPAGEYELTYEICEKLNPDNCSSNTVKVTVVLPVIDAVEDVIASINGNIGGTTISLTANDKLNGNPIIVGTAPGEVKFEIIGTLPSGLTLNSDYTISIAPNTPAADYTVEYKICENTNPLNCDSVITIVKVTGGNLVANEDLMPSAVGVNIPQKVINVFENDTKDGNKLVPSDVDLKVTKDDPKGYLTVDADGNVVVAPNAPAGEYELTYTICEKLNPNNCDSNSVKVTVTEPKMIVTANSYCSNNVPYVNYSVSPENFTTNNLLTVKWIDSNNNVVATQTNLPLSGNILWPGAEIDSNKNGTDWPGWILNNGIWTEGADGFEATRNGVKIEFSLNPTVTVSVAYPPATPDCNARPTFSIKANNDETGPVNVKKGANATVNIFENDLLNGVQIKPSDVILSIPVVNPNFSLNPNGSVNIAANTPDGIYELVYQICEAANTSNCSQAVIKITVDNVADPVSPAVNEITLNNDNDVSADGINGSLEFINVLENDLINGKAINPADVTIKPLTESPYFEWNADGTVNVKPNTPGGNYPLIYQVCEKVNSSNCSTATLNVFVEVPAISVIKTAVFNDENKNGFANAGETITYKFTVTNTGNVPLVGITINDPLPGVAVSGQAINLGVNESNETNFTAVYKITQEDINRGSVSNQATVKGSSLRGVVVEDQSDDASNSGDSPTVLDLNGCSIKVMNAFSPNGDNKNARFYIRGIECYPDNTVEIYNRWGVLVFNIDQYNNNDRVFVGYSNGRSTVKQSDGLPVGTYFYILKYKDNDQKSHQESGYLYLNK is encoded by the coding sequence ATGCGTAACTCTACTTTTTGTAAGTCTGGATTTTACAGGCTAATCTTTTTTATTTTATTTATTACACTACCAATATTCTCATACTCACAAGTATGTGGTACCCCTGGAGTTGACGGACCTGTTGCGGTGTCAAGTTCAGTAAATACATATTACCCGATCACAGGAAATGTTACGTTGAATGCTGGAGCACAATCTATATTGTTGGCAGGTGTGCCAGCAACAGATCAATACTCGAATAATTTTGGCACAACTCCAATCTCTACAGGAGATCTGATTTTAATTATTCAAATGCAAGATGCCTCTATAAATTATACAAATACAGCTAATTATGGTTCTGGTACAACTAACAGCGGTCCTGATAATCTAGGAGGAACAGGATTTACAGCTCTTGGTAATACTGGGATTTTTGAATATGTAATTGCAACAAATAATGTACCCTTGACGGGAGGAAATTTAACGTTTAAAGGTACAGGTCCCAATAATGGTGTCTTGAATAGTTTTTATAATGCAGACCCAACTACTTCAAGAGGAAAGAAAACATTTCAAGTCGTTAGAGTGCCTCAATATTCTAATTTAACTCTTACAGCCAATATTACTACACCTCCTTTTAATGGAGTTGCGGGTGGTATTATTGCATTTAATGTTTCTGGAACCTTCAACTTTAATGGCTTTAGTATTGATGGAAGCGCAAGGGGTTTTAGAGGAGGATATAGCCCAAAAGCTGGTTCGGATGTTAATGATTCAAAAACTTATGTTGGTGATTCATCAAATAGCAAAATTTCAGGAAAAGGAGAAGGAATAGCTGGTACACCTAAATATATGTGGGATGGCTTTAATCAGGTAGCAAATACAATTGAAGGAATGCCAGGCGGTTCTTCAGGAAGAGGGGCTCCAGCGAATGCAGGAGGTGGCGGGAACGACCATAATACCGGCGGTGGAGGTGGTGGAAACGGTGGATTTGGCGGACTTGGTGGCGCTGGATGGCAAGGTGGAGGAGGAGATTTATTCTCCAATAATCTTACAGGAGCAGGACGACCAGGATCAAAATCGTATACTGTAATTGAAAAATTTCCAAGGCTTATTATGGGCGGTGGTGGAGGTGCAGGTGATGCAAATGACGCTTCTTCTGGTGTAAAAGGAGGTGTTGGAGGAGCAATTATTCTTATAAATGCTGGGAACGTTTTAGGAAATGGTACTATTTATGCAAATGGAGGAAAGGGAGCACCAGGAACTTACGCTAACTCTCCAGATGGTGCTGGAGGTGGAGGAGCAGGGGGAACAGTTTTGCTAAATGTTTCTAATAACAGTACTGCTACCATTCAAATTCAAGCTAAGGGAGGAGTAGGTGGAAACACTGAAAACGATAATAATAATGAGCACGGACCAGGTGGTGGTGGTGGTGGTGGAATAATCTGTCATAATGTTTCAAGTTCAGTAACCATTACAACAAATGTAACTGGTGGAGCAGCTGGTAAATCTAATGCCGGTAACGGAATTAATCATGGAGCTATTGCTGGAACAGATGGTTATGTATCAACTTTTACAGTTGCAGACGTACCTGCAAATCTACAAGTTAATGCGAATTGTTTTCCAGTTCTTGAGACAAAAGCCAAAACATTATCTACTACTGCAATTTGTAATGCTATTGATGAAAAAGTTTCTTATGAAATCGAAATAAAAAATACGGGAGCAGGAAATGCTGCTGGTGTAATGTTGGATTTTAGTTTCCCAGCAGGTATCGAATTTGATTCCGCTACAGCAACTTACTCTGTCGGAGCTTCAGGACCAGCAGGAACTCTAGCTAATTCGGCTACAGCTACGGCTAATAATCCTGTTTTTGGAGGATTTAACATTGCGCAAAATGGAGTTGTTACCATAACTTTAGTTGGAAAAGTAGCAGCTTCTATAGCGGCAGGAACTTATAGTTCAAATGCGCAAGCATTATATCTTGACCCAACGCGTACAACAGCCAATTCTAATAGAAGAATAACGGCATTTACAAATGCTTATGGTAGTGCAAATAAAACATACGAAGGTACAGGCCAATCAAATGTTCCAGGTGTAAATTTTAATGGAACAGGTACTGCCGTTGACGATATCTCAATTTTAGCTTTGCCTGCAGCTCCAACAGTGAGTGTAACGCAAACAACTTGTACTGCTCCAACAGGTACAATAGCTGTTAATACACCTGCAAACGGTTCTGGAATAAGTTATACATTAACGGGAACAAATCCTGTTTCTGCTTCGGTAAATAGTACAACCGGTATTTTTTCTGGATTGGTACCAGGGACTTATTCTGTAACTACAACAAATTCACAAGGATGTACTTCTGCTCCAAATACTGGTATTGTTATTAATGCAGTTGCAGGTGCACCAACGACAACAGGTGTTGCTATTTGCCAAGGCGAGGCAGGATCATTGACAGCTTCTTCTCCGTGCGCAGTTGCAAGTACTGCTGGACCACTATTTGGAAATGCAAGTAATGTATCAGGAACTGGATCTATAGACTGGTCAAATGTTGCAGGTGCTAATTCAATAGGTTCAGGCTATGCTTCTGCTTCTACAAGTAATAATGGGAATACAATAACCCGATATTTGACAGCGACAAATTTTGGATTTTCAATTCCGTCAAATGCTAAAATTAAAGGAATTTCTTTAACAATTGGGCGTTTTGCTAGCGCAAATGGTGTCAATAATAATTATGTAACAGATAATGCTGTTCGTTTAATAAAAGGAAATACAATTCTTTCTCAAGATAATAAGTTAAGCACGAAGTGGTCAACAAGTAGCACGTCGGCTATTGATTATGGAGGAGAATCTGATTTATGGAGTACTACGTGGACTCCTAGTGAAATTAATAATTCTGGTTTTGGAATTGCCTTATCTATAACTATTAATAAATCTGGTAATACGAATGTTGTAGCAAATGTTGATTACATGCAGCTAACTGTAAGTTATACTATAGGTGAGATAGAATGGTATACTACATCTACAGGTGGTTCATCAATTTATACAGGTACTTCTTTTAATCCAGTAGGAGTTACAGGGTCTGGATTGACAAGTACCGCTACAGCAACAACAAAAACGTATTATGCGGCTTGTTCAGGTAATTCAAATTGTAGAGCAGCAGTTAATTTTGTTATTAATGCAAAACCAACAATTGCAACTATTACTTCTAACTCACGATGTGGTGCAGGAGAAGTAACTTTGGAGGCTACAGCATCAGCAGGAACTATTAATTGGTATGCAGCAGCAACAGGAGGAACATCATTAGGAACAGGAGAGAGTTTTACGACGCCAAGTTTATCTACAACAACTTCTTATTATGTTGAAGCAACAGATAATAGTTGTACAACTCCAACAAGAACTGAAGTTAAAGCAACAATAAATACAATACCAACAATAAATTCGACAACAGAGGCTTCAAATTGTGGTGCAGGAACATTACAATTAAAGGCAACTGCATCAACTGGGGCAACTATTAATTGGTATGCAGATCCTACAAGCGCGACAGTATTAGGAACAGGAACCACTTTTAACACTCCAACTTTGTCAGCCACTACAACTTATTATGTGGGCGCAGTAACATCATCAGGTTGTACTTCAACGTCTAGAATTGCTGTCGCGGCAGTTATAAATAAAGCTTCTAGTATTGTATTTACAAGTGGTACTCAAAATCCAACAGTTTGTTCTGGAGCATCAGTTCCAAATGCAGTATATACTTTTGGAGGAAGTGCTACAAATGCCACAGTATCTAACTTACCAACAGGATTATCTGCAACGGTTGATACTAATGCAAAAACAGTAACAATTTCTGGAAATCCAACAGCTGCTGGTACTTATACCATTACTACAGTTGGTCATACTGCACCTTGTACAGAAGCAACAATTCCAGGAACGGTTGTCTTATCACCAAATGTAACAATTGCATCATTTTCACCAGCAACGTCTTCTCGTTGCCAAGGAGTTGAAACAATAACAAGAACTACAACAGCAGCAAATTCAACAGGAGGTATTACATATAGCCTAGATTCTGCAAGTAGCGCAGGCGGAAATACTATAAATTCAACTACTGGAGCAGTAACTTATGTTGCTGGATGGTCGGGAACAACTATAATCACAGCAAGTGCTGCAGGATGTAATGGACCAGTAACAACGACTCATACAGTAACGACAAATGCTTTACCTACAGCAACTATATCTGGAAATTTAACAGCATGTTTAACCACGACTTTGACAGCGAATTCAAATGCAAGTTCAGCTACTTATGTTTGGTATAAAAATAATGTTGTGATTCCTAGTCAAACTTCTTCTACGTTAGTTGTAAATTCTGATGGAGATTATAAAGTGAAAGTTAAAAATACAGTAACAGGTTGCGAACAGACTTCTTCTATCTCTACAGTAAAAGTTAGTGATACCCAGAAACCCGTAAAACCAACATTGGCTGATATTACAGGAGAATGCTCAGCAACTGTAACGGCTCCAACAACAACTGACAACTGTGCAGGAACAGTTACAGGAACAACGACAGATCCATTGACATATAATGCTCAGGGAACTTACACCATTAACTGGAGTTTCAATGATGGAAATGGAAACGTAGAAACTGCAACTCAAAAAGTAATTATTAAAGATACCCAGAAACCTGTAAAACCAATATTGGCTGATATTACAGGACAATGCTCTGCAACAGCAACTGCTCCTACAACGACAGACAACTGTGCAGGAACAGTTACAGGAACAACGACAGATCCATTGACATATAATGCTCAGGGAACTTACACCATTAACTGGAGTTTCAATGATGGAAATGGAAACGTAGAAACTGCAACTCAAAAAGTAATTATTAAAGATACGCAGAAACCTGTAAAACCAACATTGGCTGATATTACAGGAGAATGTTCAGCAACTGCAACTGCTCCGACAACGACAGACAACTGTACAGGAACAGTTACAGGAACAACGACAGATCCATTGACATATAATGCTCAGGGAACTTATACCATTAACTGGAGTTTTAGCGATGGAAATGGAAATATAGAAACTGCAACTCAAAAAGTTATTGTTAAAGACACTCAGAAACCCGTAAAACGAACATTAGCTGATATTACGGGAGAATGTTCAGTAACTGCAACTGCTCCGACAACGACAGACAACTGTGCAGGAACAGTTACAGGAACAACGACAGATCCATTGACATATAACACTCAGGGAACTTATACCATTAATTGGAGTTTTAGCGACGGAAATGGAAACGTAGAAACGGCGACTCAAAAAGTAATTATTAAAGACACCCAAAAGCCATCAATCACTTGTCCGTTGGCAGTTTCAGTTTCGACAGATGAGAATTCATGTACTGCAACTGGAGTTGCTTTAGGTGCTCCGACAGTATCGGATAATTGCTCTGGAACTGTAACGGTGACAAATGATGCACCTTCAAGTTTCCCAATCGGAAACACTACAGTGACATGGACGGCAACAGATGCAGGAGGTAATACAGAGACTTGCACGCAAATCGTTAAAGTAATTGGTGAAATTATAGCAAATGATGATAGTGTTTCTTCATCAAATGGAGGAGCTGGAGGAGTAGTTATTACTAATGTTTTTGATAATGATGTTTTAAATTGTAATAAAGTAAATAGAGGAGATGTTGATGTTACAGTAAATGGTACCGTACCTTCAGTGTTAATTTTTAATAATGCAAATGGTGCTGTTTCAGTAAAACCGAATACACCAACAGGCACTTATACTTTTGATTATTCAATTTGTGAAATCGCTAATAGCGGAAATTGCAATACGGCTACAGTTAAAGTTGAAATTGTAAATGATTTAGTGGCAGTTAAAGATGATTTTGGGACAAAATCTTCAGGATCAGCAGCGGCATCTATTGGAAATGTAAAATCAAACGACACTTTAGACGGCGCATCTGTAACGTCTGCAAACACGATTGTTACAATTGACAGCAACGGACCATTAAGCGTTGATGCAAACGGAGACGTTACTCTAGCGGCTAACACGCCAAGTGGAACGTACAGCATTACATACGAAATCTGCGAGAAAGATGCGAATCCTTCAAACTGCAAGACAGCAACAGCAGAGGTTAAAGTTGTAAACGATTTAGTAGCAGTTAAAGATGATTTCGGAACAAAAACTTCTGGATCTACAGTTGCAGCTATTGGAAATGTAAAATCAAACGACACTTTAGACGGAGCATCCGTTACGTCTGCAAACACGATTGTTGCAATTGGCAGCAACGGACCATTAAGCGTTGATGCAAACGGAGACGTTACTCTGGCGGCTAATACGCCAAGCGGAACCTACAGCATTACATACGAAATCTGCGAGAAAGATGCGAATCCTTCAAACTGCAAGACAGCGATTGCAGAGGTTAAAGTTGAAAATGGTCTAATTGCGGTTAAGGATGATTTCGGAACAAAATCTTCAGGATCAGCAGCGGCATCTATCGGAAATGTAAAATCAAACGACACTTTAGACGGTGCATCTGTTACGTCTGCAAACACGATTGTTACAATTGACAGCAACGGACCATTAAGCGTTGATGCAAACGGAGACGTTACTCTGGCGGCTAACACGCCAAGCGGAACCTACAGCATTACATATGAAATCTGCGAGAAAGATGCGAATCCTTCAAACTGCAAGACAGCAACAGCAGAGGTTAAAGTTGTAAACGATTTAGTAGCAGTTAAAGATGATTTCGGAACAAAAACTTCTGGATCTACAGTTGCAGCTATTGGAAATGTAAAATCAAACGACACTTTAGACGGTGCATCTGTTACGTCTGCAAACACGATTGTTACAATTGACAGCAACGGACCATTAAGTGTTGATGCGAACGGAGACGTTACTCTAGCGGCTAACACGCCAAGCGGAACCTATAGCATTACATACGAAATCTGTGAGAAGGATGCTAATCCTTCAAACTGCAAGACAGCAGTTGCAGAAGTTAAAGTTGTAAATACAATAGACGCAGTAGTAGATACTATTACTCCAATAAATGGAAATATTGGCGGAACAACAGTATCTTTAATAGGAAACGATACACTAAACGGAAACAAAGCAGTAATTGGAATCAATTCAGGAGAAGTTACAATAAATATTGTTGGTACTTTACCATCAGGATTAACGTTAAATGGAAATGGAACTATAACAGTAGCTTCAGGAACTCCAAAAGGAGATTATGAAGTAGAATATACAATATGTGAAGTAGGTGCAGTCCCTGCAAACTGCGATTCAGTGACTATTACTGTACCAGTAACAGCAGGCAATCTTGTGGCAAACGCAGACGAAATCCCATCAGTTTTAGGATCGAATCTTCCTCAGACATTAGGGAAAAATGTTTTTGACAATGACACTAAAAATGCACAGCCATTAGACCCAACAGATGTTATGCTGAAAACTACAGCGGCAGATCCAAAAGGATATCTGACTGTAGATGCAAACGGAAAAATTGTCTTGGGAGCAAATCCTCCAGCGGGAGATTATGAGCTGACTTATGAAATCTGCGAGAAATTGAATCCGGACAACTGCAGCTCGAATACTGTTAAGGTAACAGTTGTATTGCCTGTAATTGATGCAGTTGAAGATACGGTAACTCCAATAAATGGGAATATCGGCGGAACGACTATTTCATTGACTGCAAATGATAAATTGAACGGAAATCCAATCACGGTTGGATCGGCTGCAGGAGAAGTTAAGTTTGAAATTATCGGAACGCTTCCAACGGGACTGACGCTTAATTCAGATAATACTATTAGTGTTGAGCCAAATACTCCAAAAGGAGATTATAAGGTCGAATATAAAATCTGCGAGAATACGAATCCGCTAAACTGCGATTCAGTTACTATCACTGTACCAGTAACAGCAGGCAATCTTGTGGCAAATGCAGACGAAATCCCATCAGTTTTAGGATCGAATCTTCCTCAGACATTAGGGAAAAATGTTTTTGACAATGACACTAAAAATGCACAGCCATTAGACCCAACAGATGTTACGCTGAAAACTACAGCGTCAGATCCAAAAGGATATCTGACTGTAGATGCAGACGGAAAAATTGTCTTGGGAGCAAATCCTCCAGCAGGAAAATATGAGCTGACATATGAAATTTGCGAGAAATTAAATCCGGACAACTGCAGTTCGAATACTGTTAAAGTAACAGTTGTATTGCCTGTAATTGATGCAGTTGAAGATGTTATTGCTTCTATAAACGGAAATATCGGCGGAAAAACGATTTCATTAACTGCAAATGATAAATTGAACGGAAATCCAATCACAGTTGGATCGGCTGCAGGAGAAGTTAAGTTTGAAATCGTCGGAACGCTTCCAACGGGACTTACATTAAATTCAGATAATACTATTACTGTTGCGCCAAATACTCCAAAAGGAGATTATAAGGTCGAATATAAAATCTGCGAAAACACGAATCCGCTAAACTGCGATTCAGTAACTATTACTGTACCAGTAACAGCAGGGAATCTTGTGGCAAACGCAGACGAAATCCCATCAGTTGTAGGATCGAATCTTCCTCAGACATTAGGGAAAAATGTTTTTGACAATGACACTAAAAACGCACAGCCATTAGACCCAACAGATGTTACGCTGAAAACTACAGCGTCAGATCCAAAAGGATATCTGACTGTAGATGCAGACGGGAAAATTGTCTTGGGGGCAAATCCTCCAGCGGGAGAATATGAGCTGACATATGAAATCTGCGAGAAATTAAATCCAGACAACTGCAGTTCAAATACTGTTAAAGTAACAGTTGTATTGCCTGTAATTGATGCTGTTGAAGATGTTATTGCTTCTATAAACGGAAATATTGGCGGAACGACTATTTCATTGACTGCAAATGATAAATTGAACGGAAATCCAATCATAGTTGGAACAGCGCCTGGAGAAGTTAAGTTTGAAATTATCGGAACGCTTCCATCAGGACTGACGCTTAATTCAGATTACACCATAAGCATTGCGCCAAACACGCCAGCAGCAGATTATACTGTAGAATATAAAATCTGCGAAAATACGAATCCATTAAATTGTGATTCGGTAATTACAATAGTAAAAGTTACAGGAGGGAATCTTGTAGCAAATGAAGACCTTATGCCATCGGCAGTAGGAGTAAACATTCCGCAGAAAGTAATCAACGTTTTTGAGAATGATACTAAAGATGGAAATAAATTAGTGCCATCAGATGTAGATCTTAAAGTAACTAAAGATGATCCGAAAGGATATTTAACGGTAGATGCAGACGGAAATGTTGTAGTAGCTCCTAATGCACCTGCAGGAGAATATGAATTGACATACACAATATGCGAGAAACTAAATCCAAATAACTGTGATTCAAATAGTGTAAAAGTAACGGTAACAGAACCAAAAATGATAGTAACGGCAAACAGTTATTGTTCAAACAATGTTCCTTATGTTAACTATTCTGTTTCACCAGAGAATTTCACGACAAATAATCTATTAACAGTAAAATGGATTGATAGTAATAATAATGTAGTGGCAACTCAAACAAATCTGCCATTAAGCGGAAATATTTTATGGCCTGGGGCAGAGATTGACAGCAACAAAAATGGAACAGATTGGCCAGGATGGATTTTAAATAACGGAATATGGACAGAAGGTGCCGACGGATTTGAAGCTACCAGAAATGGAGTGAAAATTGAATTTTCATTAAACCCAACTGTTACAGTTTCTGTGGCTTATCCGCCAGCTACGCCAGATTGTAATGCACGTCCAACATTCTCAATAAAAGCAAATAATGATGAGACTGGACCTGTAAATGTGAAAAAAGGAGCAAACGCTACGGTTAATATTTTTGAAAATGACTTATTGAATGGAGTGCAAATTAAGCCTTCAGATGTTATTTTATCAATACCTGTAGTAAATCCAAACTTCTCACTAAATCCAAATGGTTCAGTCAATATTGCTGCAAATACACCAGATGGAATTTACGAATTGGTTTATCAGATCTGTGAAGCTGCAAATACATCAAATTGCAGTCAGGCGGTAATTAAAATTACAGTTGATAATGTTGCAGATCCAGTTTCGCCAGCAGTAAACGAGATTACTTTAAATAATGATAATGATGTAAGTGCAGATGGAATTAATGGTTCATTAGAATTTATAAATGTTTTAGAAAATGATTTAATAAACGGAAAAGCAATAAATCCTGCTGATGTTACTATTAAGCCTTTAACAGAAAGTCCGTATTTTGAATGGAATGCAGACGGAACGGTAAATGTTAAGCCAAACACACCAGGAGGAAATTATCCGTTGATCTATCAAGTTTGCGAAAAAGTAAATTCGTCAAATTGTTCTACCGCGACATTAAATGTTTTTGTAGAAGTGCCTGCTATTTCTGTTATCAAAACAGCAGTTTTCAATGACGAAAATAAAAATGGTTTTGCCAATGCAGGAGAAACAATCACGTACAAATTTACTGTAACCAATACAGGAAATGTGCCACTTGTTGGAATCACAATAAACGATCCGTTGCCAGGAGTAGCAGTTTCTGGACAAGCAATCAATTTGGGTGTCAACGAATCTAACGAAACTAATTTTACAGCGGTTTACAAAATCACTCAAGAAGATATTAACCGTGGCAGTGTGAGTAATCAGGCAACAGTTAAAGGAAGCAGCTTAAGAGGAGTTGTGGTCGAAGATCAGTCAGACGATGCAAGTAATAGCGGAGATAGCCCAACAGTCTTAGACTTAAACGGATGTTCTATTAAGGTAATGAATGCTTTCTCTCCAAACGGAGACAACAAGAATGCAAGATTTTATATAAGAGGTATAGAATGTTATCCAGATAATACGGTTGAAATTTATAACCGTTGGGGAGTTCTAGTTTTCAACATAGATCAGTATAACAATAACGATCGAGTATTTGTTGGATATTCTAACGGACGTTCGACAGTGAAACAATCAGATGGTCTGCCAGTTGGAACGTATTTCTATATCTTAAAATACAAAGACAACGATCAAAAGTCTCACCAAGAATCAGGGTACTTATATCTTAATAAATAA